TATCAGGAGGGCcaaacgccttttatgttGGCATGTGCAGGTGACATTGATCCTTCACTGAAAGCGCGCTACTTAGATGAAAAAGGAGCCGACTGTTTTGCAATTGATGAGGTGGGTCCATGTTGATGTTGTTAGAGAAGACAAAgcatttttgaaatttaaaTTCAGGACCAGAGAACGGCTTTCTGTTATGCCACCAAGGGTTCAAAGTCTGAAAAGGACACAGAAGAtgttcttcaatttcttgtCGCAAAGGGCATTCTCATCAATTCTATTTCTAAGGTTTGATTTTCACCAGGCCTATTGGCGGTCTTAGTTTGAACAATTTGTACTTGTTTAGTGGAGGAGGACACCCTTATTGCACGCATGCGATTCGGACAATCCTTTTTTCAACGCCATTAAGCAGCTCATTGAGCTGGGGGCTGATATTGCTGCTACAGATTCCGTTAGTAAGAATGCTTCTCGCCGACTTATTCATTTTATTGTTTATAGATGAAACGGAATGCTTTGCATCTGGCTGCGAGTAACCCTCGAAAATGCAAATCAGTTATTGATCTTTTGATTGAAGAAGGTGTCGACGTCACTGGTGAAGACGAGGTGATGTGGCTCGTGATTAGGAAATGAATTCATTAATTTGAAATTCAGAAAGGAAAAATGCCTCATCAGGTAGCACGTGATGATGAAGTGaaagctcttcttcgacagcattacgtacgttttcattttgatTCTTTCCCGAATGCATATTGTTTAATTAGGACGCACGGTGTGCAGCCAAGGCGGATCCAGAATGGAATCGCCTCGATTCTGTGAAAGATAAAATTTTGTCTCATTTCGGCAACGCTCTTGTTGGAGAAACTGCTCTTGATCCTCTTCGCTCCCGCGGGTGTCTTTCCTCTCGTCAGTACGAGGAGCTTCTGGGATGCTCGCTGAAGAAAGTGGCCCCGGAGTTACTTAGTGTTCTTATGTCACAGCCACCTCCCAGTTTCTATTCCTTTTGCGCTGTTCTGCAGCAGGGGAACGACGATCAAAAGGCTCTTTATGACTTCATCGCTTCTGTTCCAAGGGTGACTCAAGATGATGAGTCAGGCGGAAAAAATTTAAAGGTAGGTCTACTCGTGTAAGTTCAGGCTGAGCAGTGTGATCGAAAAGCGAGTGTCGTCTTCTAATTaaccgaaaacgaattcgtAGAATCGCCGACTTGCGACGAAAAATATTGTTATTCATTAATTAGTTGGCTGATTGGTTGTTGGCAGAAACGCACTCCGAGAATGATCTCGTCCGCGATCGAGCGATTGGCCACGATAATCCAGAAGAGAAATGAGGATGAATTgaagagttttctttctacagaaaaaggatttcgatctcAGCAGGTATGGAATAGTTGCGTTTTCCATCGCTGCACGCCACTGtattctctttttcgttagaacggcgacgatgacttTTCATTATTTCACTATGTGGCGGGAAAAGAGTTTGAGACGGCGGATGAAGCCGATTATTGGCTCAGCTATGCGCTtgtgcaaaagaatcaagaGATTGAAATGATATCACCCAAGGTATGAAAACGCTTTGgattggtaaattaattgatgcgtgGATGCAGAAAGGGCTCCTcccacttcactgtgcgtgccagtggggaaatatttttggcgttgaatggctcgtcagtcACGGTGCAAATATCAACGCGAAAGACATTGTATGGCTTGCAATGGATTTCATATGGTTTCACTAAGCACTCTTTTTAGATAAAACGTACGCCATATTCTTGTGCCTGTACAAGTTCTGTTGacacaataaaaaaaattttatatCTCGAAAAACATGGCTACATTTTGTCACCGTCTGATATTGTAAGCGAATTGATATCAGCTCTCTCGCACCAATAGCATTTGATTTATAGGTTTGGGCagctgaaaatcaattttcgtcgtctgaaaAAGCGGACGAGATTTTTCATCAGCTTGTCAATGAAAAGGGATTGAGTGTCAATGCTACTACTGAAGTGATGCATGGCGTGCTTTTGTTTGATACATGTGCAATCTTTGTAATAGAATCAAAACACTCCTCTGCATTCTGCCTGCAAGGatggaagcatttttggagtGAAATGGCTTGTGGAACACAAGgctgatatcaatagcgtcAACCAGGTTAGAAGATTTTACTTGTgatacttttattcttattttatcttcagaGGGGTGAAACACCTTTTATGAGGGCGTGTGCAAGTTCCATCAATCGCTCAGcgaaagttcgctacttggGTGAAAAAGGAGCGGACTGTCGagcaaaagatcacgtgagatgtTCTTTATTTGTTAGAAAGTCAATaaacaaatcgccgtcttttttattcagaatgggaagacggctttgtttcatGCCACCGATCCCTCAGagtgtgaagatgacgaagtgaaagatgttcttcgatatcttgtcattgagaaaggcattgatatcaattctttTGATAAGGTAGCATTCTTTAGATATTTAGCATTTTCGTTTGGatattctatttttaggaggGAAAGACACCCTTAATGGACGCATGCTCTGAACATCCTTCTTTCATcgtcattcagcaactaattgaattaggagcgGATGTTTCTGTCAGAGATAAGGTTAGTTATAATGCTCATTCCTCGCTCGTTTTTTATTCAAATCTTTGTAGGACCAACAAAATGCCTTGCATATGGCTGCACAGAGCGCTTCAAGAATAGACAAGttaattattgatctattgattgagaagggttgtgacgtcacgttgcaAGACAAGGTGACGTTTCCCTTGAAATTAAAAGAATTTATAAATCAGAATTTTAGAACGGAGAGACACCTTATGAGGTGGCTGAAGATGGTGAAAGGAGAGCTCTCCTTCGGCAGCATTTCGTACGCCATTATTTTGATGGAGTTCTCGTATGTATTTGTTTTAATAGGAcgcccgattttccgttcttcaacgagaaaaagtTCGTCCGGATTCGATTAAGTTTTGCGTAGTTGGCAGCGAAATGGCTGGAAAAACCACTTTTGTCaactctcttcttcaactcaatcaACCTCCACCCAATGATCGTACACCGGGTGTTGGTATCTATTATTGTGAAGATGAGAAAATTGGCAAAGGATCGTGGTGGGACTTTGGTTCCCAAACGACATTCCACAGCGCACATGCGCTCCTCTTTCAACGGTCCAATACGATGTTCATTCTTattcttccaattcgaaaGGGAgacgagatgacgtcagaaaagagTCTTCTAGATGAAGGTCAATTCTGGTGCGCGTTTGTTAAGGCTTCATTAAGAACGCTTCTGTCTCACGTGGCGTCGCTAATTCCATTTATGATAGTATTCAATTTAATCGGTTTCGAAGAAAAGGCGGGAATTGAAGTGAGTTTCCAGATGAAACGAGTCGCCAGAGAGCTTCAGAAACTATTTGGCAATACGTTCAATATTGAagttgatcacgtgatcgaaatgGATTGCGGTAAGAGCAATTCGGTTCGCATGGACGTTTGTCGACAGAAACTCAAGAAAATTCGTGAAAAAATGCTAGAAGTAATAACTCAATAATCTAAAAATGACATTTTGACACACTTTGGTTTTCACAGGCAGCGGATGGCGTTCCGAAGTTATGCcacgaaattgaaaagcatCTCTCTATTCCGGACGAAGAGAGAGAACATTCATTGGCCTATTTCCTGACAACTGAAGAATTCCAGAAGTGGATTGCTCAAGAGGTCAAACTCGTTCTaaacgaggacgagaaaaaagtggcTGTTGAATATCTTGACTCGTCGGGATTAGTGAGTGATTAGTATTTGTTTTGCACTATTTAATAATATGTTTATATAGATTATTAACCTTGGTCGTCGCATTTGTGTTCGACCTCAGTGGCTGTGTCATAATGTAATCGatcctcttctcgctcctACCTGGTTTCCAGTCGCCATGCAGATGGGGAAATCGGGGAAGGCGTCAAAGAGTGACATTGAATCGGCTCTGACGGCATTTGAAGACGACCTCGTACACAAGGGCCGTCCATCTGCATTCGTTGTGAAGGCTGACGTTGCAATTGAAGTTCTTCGCTCTTTGGATCTGTGCATTGCGCTGGAAGACGCACCTGGAATGTATCAGATTCCCGCTCTACTTGACGATTCAATTTCTCCCACCGCCTGGGTTAAAGATTCGAAGTTGGACGTGTATCGTGGTCAACGATACGAGTGCCTCCTTTCCGTCGAcatcatctcgccgtcgtcgtttgtcATTCTTCAATGTCGTTGCTCTCGTCTGACGAACGCAAGTGAAGAGCCTTGGAAGAACGGCATAAAATTAGTGAGGATCATTGGCAATAAAGTAATTGAGTGTCTCATCCAATTGGGACTCAAGATGGGACATcattgcattgacgtcattcttcgCTGGTCCAGCAAAGTGAAATGTGACGCTGAggcaaagaaattcttcaacgAACTAAAATCGATGATCGCTGAAGcgtgcgacgaaagaagtcCGGGAGTTATTCTCAACTGGTTTTATTTAGACAGTTCTCATCTTCAACAACTTGATGAAGATCCGGCCATTTATTCTTTCAGTGAAGTTGATCAAAAGCTCAATGACAATGCTCTTGATCACATCTTGTTTTCAACTCGGCCAGAGAGACGAAATCGCTTATGTGTCCGAGAATTGGCGTTTATAGAAGGGATTGATTCCAAAGTAATAGAATAGAGCCCGAGAAGAAAGACTCACCAGTTTATTTTCATTTAGCCTTTGGTCGCCTCTAATCCGGATCAAATTAAATGTGCTTTTGGTATTCCCTTTCAGTATGTAATATGAAATAAttgtttattgattttattttgttaAGACTCTTTTCCCGCCGATGGTGAGCCCGTATCAGTTGAGTTGATGAGAGCATGCGCCGCCCTAAAAGGTTCCAAATGGATGGATATAGGCACTTTTCTCATCAGCCCTGACGAAATCGAATATATTCGCGATTTCGCTCCTACCAACTCCGCTCGCATGTTCAAAGTGCTCGAATCTTGGAGCAAAGGAGCAAAATCTCCGACGGTAGGCAGGCTTCTTAGGTGGTTTGAGCAGGTTGACGTGAGTCAAAGAGCTATCAAAATAAAGTATGAAGAACTCTATGGACGTAGCATGCAGCTTGACCAGCCGGCGATCCACACAAGAACAAATTAATGCAAAAGCAGTCGTGATAAAGCAAGCTACCTGCTAGCTTTGGTAAATAGTAAATTTGTATACATATTGCTGCACGAGCCAGCCCAAGAGGACTGGCACTAACACGGTAAATTTTgtcaattttcaaaaatctttattaattaatatggCTTATATACCCCTAGAGATCTATCAATATGGTTTTACACCAAACTTCCTCAATTGGTCCAACAGTAACTCCACCCCAAATTTAGTGCTGAGATTTTTTACctctttcttcgttgtctTTTGCAAGCCGTACTTTTTGCCGCCTCTCACGAGgtgtcattttctttattttcacTGTGACCATATTACAGTATTAACTTTTCGCCGGGATATTTACCGGTATCTGTGTCGTTTCCCGGATACGAATACAGCATAAAcgaaagacggcgacaaGAGTCGGCTGAAAACGACCCTATATAAGCAGCTATTGAAAGACGGCTAAGGATTCCCGAGAGTGAACGAGCTAGGAACGGTGAGAGGGATTCCTTTTGGGGAAACCAAGACAAGCGGCGTTTTTCGCCTCGTTACCTACTTTCTCTTGATAGGTATGTTCGTCTTTGACGGCGAAACGCTGTCTACGCCATTCGAAGAGCGCACTGGCCTGCCAGCGCGCGACGCGTCTCGACGGGTCGTGTCCAGTTCGATTATGCCGTCCGAAGAGACCTAGACGTCAGAGGCTATATAGGGGCTATACATGAAAACAATTCTTCAACTCTTACGATCGAGTGTTGGAGAATTGTACATACAAAGAAGGGCCATGCATATGAAAGCCGATGCTAAAACTTAGAGACATGACTGCGCCCTCGGTTGTTTTTGCTTCTGTTGCACCGTTGGTCTACGTAGGGGCGATTGTGATTGACAGACTACATGATCCGATTATAAATTTAATTCGGGGATTTGACTGATATAGATGAAAATTCAAAGTCAAACGGTGACGGGGGAGGGGAAGAACCACGCTTGGGACTCTGATGTTCTCGGGCGCgctggtgttcggggaaagAGCAGCTA
The genomic region above belongs to Oscarella lobularis chromosome 12, ooOscLobu1.1, whole genome shotgun sequence and contains:
- the LOC136193959 gene encoding transient receptor potential cation channel subfamily A member 1 homolog; this encodes MSVNATEKKSNNTPLHYACNRGSIFGMKWLVEHNSAINSVNKEGQTPFMLACAGDIDPSLKARYLDEKGADCFAIDEDQRTAFCYATKGSKSEKDTEDVLQFLVAKGILINSISKWRRTPLLHACDSDNPFFNAIKQLIELGADIAATDSMKRNALHLAASNPRKCKSVIDLLIEEGVDVTGEDEKGKMPHQVARDDEVKALLRQHYDARCAAKADPEWNRLDSVKDKILSHFGNALVGETALDPLRSRGCLSSRQYEELLGCSLKKVAPELLSVLMSQPPPSFYSFCAVLQQGNDDQKALYDFIASVPRVTQDDESGGKNLKKRTPRMISSAIERLATIIQKRNEDELKSFLSTEKGFRSQQNGDDDFSLFHYVAGKEFETADEADYWLSYALVQKNQEIEMISPKKGLLPLHCACQWGNIFGVEWLVSHGANINAKDIIKRTPYSCACTSSVDTIKKILYLEKHGYILSPSDIVWAAENQFSSSEKADEIFHQLVNEKGLSVNATTENQNTPLHSACKDGSIFGVKWLVEHKADINSVNQRGETPFMRACASSINRSAKVRYLGEKGADCRAKDHNGKTALFHATDPSECEDDEVKDVLRYLVIEKGIDINSFDKEGKTPLMDACSEHPSFIVIQQLIELGADVSVRDKDQQNALHMAAQSASRIDKLIIDLLIEKGCDVTLQDKNGETPYEVAEDGERRALLRQHFDARFSVLQREKVRPDSIKFCVVGSEMAGKTTFVNSLLQLNQPPPNDRTPGVGIYYCEDEKIGKGSWWDFGSQTTFHSAHALLFQRSNTMFILILPIRKGDEMTSEKSLLDEGQFWCAFVKASLRTLLSHVASLIPFMIVFNLIGFEEKAGIEVSFQMKRVARELQKLFGNTFNIEVDHVIEMDCGKSNSVRMDVCRQKLKKIREKMLEAADGVPKLCHEIEKHLSIPDEEREHSLAYFLTTEEFQKWIAQEVKLVLNEDEKKVAVEYLDSSGLVSD